CTATGCTCTAGAAGGGATTCAGGACACAAAACTTGAATTCACCCTTCAGTATGTGAACATTATCTAGCATTATAAAACGTTGTTTAGTCTCTGCTTCCCCAGTCACTGCaatttttcccctgctgcttaAGAAATTTAACATCAAATAGCACTTTTGGGCCACAGGAGAAAACTAATGTAAAACTAATTCCCCAGATTGCCATTGTTTATATAAGCAGGATTACACTATCACAAGCCTAAGCAATGGCAACCCTGCCACAATCTATTCCTGAAGTTTTCTCACTTGGAGAAGTTTCTTCCTTCACCATACCCATCTCTCCATCTCCCAAGACAAGTCATtacacatatatttacattttcaaagttttctcatttttcacaAGGGGAGGTTTTTTGATGATTTGACTCTTACCTCTTTGGAAGAGCTTGCCTTagaattaatgatttttaaagacaGCTATCTTGGAACACAAGCTTTTGTATGTGTACTGGGGGAGAGAAGTGGGAGAAGTCACATGTGCAATGCACCTGACTATTGGATAGCTAACCATTTCTTCTGGGGGTTATCAGATGTAGTGTTTGCTAAGAGTAGTCATGTTCAAGTTCTCTCCAACCCCTCTTCAGTATCTTGATTTAAAAACTGTAAGTTCCATTATACAAAACCCTAAAAGGGCAGGTATCTGGAAAAAGATTTTCAAATCACACCATCTCATTCAGGAAAAGCAGTACTTCtcccaggaaggaagaaaactggcAAGTCATTAGGTATGAAAGAGCAACGGCAAACTGTCAGAATCCGTGTTCCGAATTCCATTCCTCACATGGCATGAAAAGGGGGCCAGTCTGTATTTAAAGCACATGGTGCAAAATTAACATTTAGTTCTCAAAGCCCTTGGCCTTTAGTGTTCTTTGTGTGCACAAATGCCCATTTGCTTCTCTAGGGAGCCAAGAAGCCAAATGAAGATCAATCCATGGAGTCCAACTGACCCCTCCCTACTTCCTGATCTCCCTCAAAGAGTATCGATACAAGCCTTGACACCAAACCCTTTCTCCTCGACTGATCTGCTAGTGGCCAAGCTGACGGTCGTCATAGGTGCTGTATCTCTTCACATGGATTCGGCGCACTCGGTCACGAAGTTCAAAACCCTCATCATCCTCACTGTGAGACGCCTGGCTTCGGCTCCTGCTTGTTGCTTCCAGCAGAGAGTTATCAGGAACCCGTGGTGTTTCATATAGTAAGACATTTAGTGTTTCCTCATAAATTCGTGCCTCAGGGAATTCAACCTACAAAAAACCAGCACATGTCCTTTTCCTGATCTATACAGGATAACATAAAAGGATAACACATACCTACATGTAAAAAGATACTTGAGCCATAAAAAGACATACACTATGAAGAGAGTTAAACAACTTAAATGATAAAGATGAGCAAAGCAGTTTAGTTCCTAGTAGAAGATTACTCCCACCACCAGATCGCCTACATCACCTCTTCTTTTAGATTGTTCTAGAATGGAATACAGTATTTCTGATTCTTAAGTGCTAATGTTGGACCCTGGCCACCTTATCTGCACCACTGCAAGTCAGAAGTTAACTCCTGAAGGTAGGGAAACTCTGTAGATTTAGCATGCTAATCATTATCATATTTTCATGCATGTAACTCATCTCTTTAGGACACACTGTGCTTGAAAGCAAGTCTTTAGGTAACCTTTGCAAAATCAGAGGTGGGAAGACTATGAAAAGAATAGCTGGAAATGTGGGGAAATCAAGATAGGTTGATTATTGGGAATCTGCACTcctgctgaggttttttttttaacagatagtCTATAGTTTTGCACATAAAAGCACAATGATAATAGAATATCATGTTTCTAAACGGTGTTTGAACTCAAGtttccatttcattaatttcatcccATCCATTTCAGTTATTCAGGTTGGGACAGATCGGTTTCAGTCTTCTCCTTTTTGGCATACATTTTCCAACGCTGTGGAGAAATTTATACTCCCAGACGCAACCATTTAGTCCAATTACATACAACGATTACATCAGTGCAAGTGAAACACAGTACAAAGTAACTGCAATGAAGTAAACTTATGCAGGTATAATTAGGGGCAGAATTAGATCTTTACTTCATTTAATTAGAGAATAATTTAAAGGCATTTACAAGCTTTAGCGACACAAAGTCCATCAACTTTCTGAGACTAGTGCTAAAATGCACGTGCTTTCAGAATTACCATTCTCAGTCTTTCCTTCTTCAAACCTCCTACCATATTTCGTCTTCTCTGAGTTCTAGCTAGTATGCAGCATCTTTTACCAAGACACCAGTTCATCCTGCAGCCCCCTAAGCAGCAAGCCACCCTACCAATTTCGATGTCACAGACCATCAATTCCAGTCAATATTCAGGAGAGTTGGTATCAAAGCTTTTCCAATAAATGACACTACTTGCCTGCATTAATTTGGCTTAATTATACAAAATCTGTATCTTTCTGCAATGTATCATCAACCTGATTTTTGTTAAACCGTAGGAGACAGGTGGATAAAACTCCATTACCTTGGTTTGCTTCTTCTCTGTAGCATACACTATAGAGGTACAACAGACTTCAGCAAGTTTTCGACCCTGTCCATAGAAAGACCAGCAGCAGATTTCATCCCCTATAACATCCTTAATGAAAAGGACTCTGCCGTTGAATCGGAGAGAGAGTTTGTCAAACAATTCTATGTTCTTCAGTAAGTTGTCATCTGAGTTACtgaaacacagcaacaaaagaaggaataaggtttttgtggtttttcagcTGGCCATCTCTACAGAATTGATATGCCTATTCCACCACAGTTTTAAGCACTAATATAACTGCAGAATACAAATAAGTAGTGACTCATTACCATATGCTGccaagaaaagagagggaaatagcCAATTTCAGATACAGATAAGATGCTCTGATCCCCATGAGCAAACACACCAGCCTTTAGAGGTCGAGTTATATAATTAATAATGACAGCACAATTTCCCAAATCATTACATCAACCATCTACAACTGTCTCTTGACTGACGCTCAAGACGATTAAATCATATGCTAACTGCAGTTCTCTTTAGCTTAGTAATAGCAAAAGTCCAAAGAGTCAACGCACGTTAGAAGGCCAGCTAAAAAGCAAGGTGTTCTGCATGTAACACTAGTGACCCCATATACAAATTTCTAGGGTGGATACATTATTTAGGAAACTAAATATTGACAGCCAGCACAATGTAGTATCTTAATTACTTCTCAAAGCAAGATCTAgatgttttagagaaaaaaatatacatagtaTTATAGCTTTAAAATCAAGTAAAGCTATCAGAAAGCtattcttaaattttttaaaaatattttacttaaataaCAACATCATGGCCAAACAATGTCCAATTTGGTCacgtaaaaaaccccacaactgaaAGCCTTACCCTGATATTAACTTGAATGCAGCTGTATCAAAAGTAAGTACTCTGTGCCCCTGTGTCTCTTTTTATAGGTGGCTAGGAAATTATGTGCGGATATGTGGAAATTAGTGAACATATTATTGCCTAGACAACAAAGCCAACCTTGCTAGCTTTAACAGTAAAATTCCTTATTCTTTGGACCCAGAAACTCAAGGTTCACACCTTGCTACCAAGAATCTACCCAAAGACATGACATCGTACTTTTGTATGCACTATCTTAACTTTTGCAAGTGGTCCAGGAAGGCTATGAAATACTTGGGAATCAAGACACTGCTAATAAGAACAGCCGACTGGGCTTTAGATAAAATAGTCTGAGAAGTATTTCTGTTCAGATCTAAATCAAAAAAGCATGATGTGCAACCATACAAAATCTTCAGCTCGCAAGAATCATTTGATAAAGCAATCTGGGATTCGGCCAGTGACAAGTCCCAGGCTCTAtcaagtggcagagctgggaaaagaATGTCGAAGTCTTCATTATTAGACCACACTGACAACGTAACCGAGAAAGCTCCTTTTATACCATCAATtaggaagaacagaaggaaaaaaatctttgcttgctAGCAGCCAGTGTGGAATTCTAAATAAAGATGCCTCATTTAAATACCAGCAAGGCATGCAAATTCATGCGCAAGGAATAATTAGAACCCTACAGCAAGTTGAGATACCAGCACCTCATGGTATCTAGGATGCTGTTGCTCTCATTACTAGTACGTCTACATTTCCAGACCCATGGTGACTAATATGCTATTCTGTGCTTGCTTTAGCATCACTGCCATAAGCTAAAGGGTAACACAGGGAGGAGTGCAATATGACTGGCAGATACAGAATGCAGTCTGCTGAAAAACAGGCTGCTCTTTAGCACTCCTGCAGGTAGCATTTCCTGATTACCCGACATATCATGATTGTTAGAATCCATCTCTCTGACAGATAGACAATCAGTTTGTCTAGAGAAAAAAGCTTCCAAGATTGCATCTCAGACTGAAAAGGCCAAAAACGAGGATTCTGCATAGCATAAAGGATTACTCACATCGCTTCAGTGACTGGTTTGGGAAAAATCCAAAGCCATTCTGATAGCACGGTAACAAAGGGATCATGATAGTTGCAGCATAAAACTAAATAAGGAATGTTACTCTATACAGGAGGAAAGCCAGTAAATTCTTGCCATGGCCCTATCTGGGTTGTTCCTGAGCAGAACAGATAGTTTCCTTTGTAACCAAATAATTAATTCATTTAGAGGCACTGGAACATCAAGAATTTCTGTAGGTCAGTGCTGGCAGAGGTATATGCAGACTCAAACCAACGAGGTAAGGATTATGGCTGCGTTAGCTTTGCATTGACGAGGTGACGCTCTGTGTTGCATTACTTAAGTTACATCTAGTTTCAGCCAATATTAATACCTCATCATTCTTATCTCTTGTCCCTTGTTTCTGTTCATCTTTCTCACACAGCTGAATTGTACACTAGACTGCAACAGATAGTTTGTTCTGTTCTCCCGCCATTTAAATTCACATCAATCAAAAATAACTGCACTCAAATCCATAGAAAAGCActcttgtaataaaaaaaaaaaaaaaaaaaaaaaaacaaacaaaaacaaagcaaaccaaccaaccaaccaaccaaaaaaacaagttAGGTCGTACCACATCTTCCTCCACTCCCACAGTCAAAGGGAAACTTGCCCATTACAGTGGGGCAAAAACTGGCATACCTGGTGTAGGAGTATTTGTTGTTGCTTCTATTATAAAGCAGCTTAACAACAGGCTattggaagagaaagaaaaaagcagaaaaggtaaaTTCTGTGTTTGAATACATTTAGCAAAAATTCAGTTTCTCACTGGATATTTGTGAAAAAAGAATTACTTTCATTGATGATTCTATcagtctctcttcttcttttggAGATGTAATAATAGGGATGCtacagacaggttcatacaagtctttcttgtcctgttttaaagaaagaatagaGAGAGGAAATAAACTCAAGAGAGATAAATGCTAAAGctaacatctgctgctgctgtcccctccaACCCCTCCAGCCATGTTCCCAAATCCTGTGATGCAAAGGAAAAGCTCTGTGTTGCTATAGTAACCACACAGCGTTACCTTGATCTGCAACCCAGAAATACAGCAGAGATTTCTACCCCCAGAAGGCAGCAGTAATTGAAATACTGGGATGCAGGTGGAGGTCCTTCCTAGCTATAGCAAGGACTCCGAGCTCAAGCCATGTTTGGTTTAAGTGGGTTTATTATTGTAcccttttttgaagaaaaggatAGTAGGAGTTTGCACTAGTTTTACTCAACTCAAAACACTGCAGTATATAAGAATATCAGCCACTATGAACTGAACGTTTGGCAAGAACAGCATGTCACCGAAATGGACTTCAGCCCCTTGTGATACATAAGCAACAATCAAGAGCGTGTAGTACAGTCTGTGACTCCAGATTCCTCATACAGCAGATTAAGGAAGGCTCAATAGCTAATAGGAAAGCCttacaacattttgttttcagaagaaaggtTTGAAAttccaaaccagaagaaaaatcgTCAGTGtggctttgcatttctttcaacGGATACAAGAAGTATATTGAACCTAGTATGTGAGGTATTTGTTAATTACTACATTCTGTCCTGCAAGAAACATTCATTTCACAATCTTAAGACTAATAATAAGTTATATATATACTGCACCTGGGCTAACCTTATTAAAAAGTTGGCAGAACAAGCTGATTTCAATCAGCTGAACTCACAGGGACTAGTAAAGTGAATAAAGCTACTACGGGCCTACATATTTGGAAAGAGCAGTGGTAAACTGACACAAAGAAAAGTCCTTAAAGTAATCAGTGCTTACCATATAGGTATTTTTCTCCATTAAGATTCaaacttagaaaaaatattaCCGTGTTTTCAAAGATTCAAACCCATTCTGCCTATAAATATTATCTAATCAGAAGTGACATAACTTGGGGGAAATTTAGACAAATGCCATAAGGTCTTTTAAAACATATGCTCAAAATAATCATGTTTGTTCAGTCAGTTTCCTTTAAATTTctggcttttatttcatttcaacaaGAGGAACTCATTCACTATCTATTtcctaaataaaatttaaaaaatagaaacagaaaagaaccAGTCCCTCTATTTAAATGACAAATTGCGAATACAGTTTCTACTTTATTCATCCTCCTGGCATCCCTGTGAAGTAGAAGAATGCTGCTATTCCCATTCTGAGGGGCAGCTGGACAACTGAATGGAAGCACAAAGGGAAACGACATCTCCAAAATGACAGGAACTCGAATCTACATCTTGATTCTAGATTCAAATTCTAGATTCATATAATCTAACTGGGGACAATCTTTCTCTTCTTACAAAGAAATAGTTCCCTTGATAATGCAACCACCACACTAATTGCACTAAAAGCCTTCAGAGCACAGGCACCTGTGGCCTGGAAGGCTGTGCCATGATAGCACACAGGTCTGAAAACATTTCCAGGGAGATCATAAACTAAATTTCGTCTCTTATTCAAAGCATCACAGGGTCTCAGGTGTGCACACAGAGCAAGGATAACTATGGCTTTGATAAACGTACTGGATAAGATAACTTACCTGACCGctgtctcattttctttccaggCTGTTTTGTACGTCTAAGACTTGATACCATCTCTAAGGCCATGAAATACTCTCTTGTGTTgtcttaaataaattttataagcAAAACACCCATGAAAAACTTTACAGGCTACTTCTGATTCTTACCTGCAGGGCTGCTTGGCACATGTCCACTAAGCCCTGAATGAGATAGTATTTGGCTTCTGCCATCAACTCTTTGATCTCCTGTCTGTGTTTTGGAAGTGCAATCGTGTCATCTCGGAGATAGTTTAAAATTGTTCCAAAGTGCTTCCCACAACGGTCTATAAGGATCCAGCCTGAAAAATAACCAGCACATCATTTCAATCACCTCAACACTAGGGGGCAAGAAAAAGCTCCTCAGAGAGGTTAAATAAGCCTAACGTTTCCTGAAACTGCACATGATACTCTTCCCATTTCATTCAGCGGAAGTCTTTACTGACTTTGAGCAAATTGAATTTGGTTACAGAACAGACACTGACAGTGGAACCACTCCTTTGGTACCTCCCGCATGTTCGTGCTACTTTCCAGCACCtcaaaagaaaagccacaagCTAAAAATGCTTGGCTTCCTATCACAAGACACTAGAATTGCTGCAGGAACCTGACTGCACTGTATCAGTTGATCAGTCAGTGGACTGCCTGACCAAAATTATTATCTGTACTTCGTCTTTTCTGTATTAGGTTCTGATTAAAGGAATGCACCTTTTCAACTACAATAGGAAGTCACCAGTTTACATCTATTTAACTGACTGTCAAAGCCattcaaaccttaaaaaaaaaaaaaaagcagcttattgTTAAGTaggtttcttcttttatttagagGCTTGTCACATTCCAGCAAAATGGGGGTGTGCTGTATTTGTATGGGAATAAATGTATTAACTGCTGCTACAGTGTAATGCTGGGCAGTTAGAAACTTATCACTAAAAGCCAAGGAAAGACTAGAAAAAAGAATTCACAAATGTTTGCAACAAGAAGATTTGGGATAAGTTCTGTGGTCTAACAAGAAAGATTTGGCAGTTTTCCAACCACACGTTCTGCTGTTGTTCAAAGTTAAAGAGAGAGAAGTGTCCCAAAGATGCTAAAAGGTAGACTACCCCAGAAAACCCAGTATGGGAAAACGGCTGTTCTAGTCTCCAAACAGGAGCGAACAACAGGACAGAGACAGATCAGGAGGGAGCGGTGAGGGGATACAGCACAGGAAACAGTATCAGACAGACAGTTCTTGCAATTTTAAAACATCCCTGAAGTCACATTCACTAGGAAACAGGATGTCTGACTTGCTGGTAAACAATAGCAATGTAGGACACACACAGGCAGAGGGCTTAATACAGTACCAAACCCTTTTCCATGATGTGGAAGGCAGGcaaaaaagtgttattttgggACCTAGGTACAGAAAACAACATCAGAAAGTAGACTGAACCACTCCTAGATTCTCCAGCTGTAGCTGTCAGAACATGAACCTTGTTCTCCAGTCAGGCTGAGGCTCTCATACAAAACTGCTGGACTAAATGGATTTAGGTCTATGTAACACTCAACAGGACCCAGCCTACTCAAGGGGAACATGGTTTAAGTGATATGCAAAATCCACAAGGAATTGTTTCAGTTTAAGTAAACACACTGTTGTGCATCAAGTTTAAACTGATGTCATCTGGGCATGCAGAAGAGCTTTCGCATATGAGTGTTCAGAAACACCAAGAGGTGTTTACTTGCCAacctctcccagcctcttctcCGCAGTGCCACAACCCTCATTCCTAAGGTATAATTTTGCCCTGGACTactaaagagaggaaaatgaaagcactCGTAGCTGTTGCTGATATTGGTCGTCTTACTTGCTCTACTCTCTATAATTTATTATGGATTTTTATAATGCCAATATTCGGTGCCCAGCAGGAGGGGACACACTACTTGACTGATGGCTAACTACTGTCACAGCATCATAAGCCACAAGTGCAACATGCTactgagaggaggaaaaaaagaattttcagcaTAGCAAGCAAGGCTATTCTGagttttaaagatgaaaactgAACGTCCCTCCCCACATGCGCATTTCGAATGATGCCACTACATGACACCACAAAAATGACAACCCACATACTGCCTGTTCAGTCTTCATAACAACATCAACAATCTGCATACCAGCTGTGATCGTAGGAGAGAGAACCAGTCCTTCCGCTAGTTAATTTTAGTAACAAAAGAACACGTTTTTATAAAGCACAGAGGACTGTTAGCGCCAATGGGAGTTGGCTGCCTCATGTTCCAAGTTATTTTTGGAATATATCTTTCCCTACATCCTTAACTGAGTGTAGTcttaagatatttaaaaaaccaccaccaaaacccagTTGTTTTACAAAATTCTCAACAACAAAAGACATTCGCTTACCTTCCTTGTCTGTGAGCACTTCCATTCTGCCGCTGAACATGGCCTTAAGCATCGTGTCCTGCCTGGTCAGTACTTGTACTGTAGTGTAATATAAAGAGCCCCCAACGTTTAGTCTCACATACTTGTTACCAAGGCTGCCCCCTTTGAAGCTGCAAGTTTTAGGCTTGGGCCCTGCAGCTGGACAAAGGGTGGTGGTTAGACACGTGTCCCCCGACATCTCCTTCTGTAGGTAGATGACAACCCTGCAGAGCGTGGGCTTGACGGATTCCGCCGTGATTGGTGAAGAGTCACAAGTCACCAGACGAGGATGGCAAGGCAAAAGCGGTCATAACCAACGGACCCTTGAAACAGAAATGTGTAAGATCAATACAGAAGCCTGGAATTTCCATTTATAACAGAAACATGAAGCCCACGCTAAAGAGGGAGATACTTTCAGTAGAGTCCTAAGGACATCTCTACACACATTCTGACAAAACAAGATTCAGCTGTTCTTCAGACAACTTGTGCAGCAATATAACGCAGTCAAGTTACAGTTGCGTCACTGTTAGTGAGGCACGCTAAACTTCTCCAGACTTCCTGTTACTTCGTCTTCAGCCACGCTACAAGCACCACACAATACTGCAGTCCCAGTTTAAACGCCAGCTGGAATTCGGCTCCCTCCCAACTTCCCGAAAGAACGCAACGCTTTTTGTGCGGAGCTGAAACACAATGGAAGAGCTTTCTGCCCTTCCTTCAGCTGGGGGGTGTATCTGCATGTGTGGCGTTTGTTGCTGCTGTGTTGGTTTTTAACTGGAGACATTTACAAACGTCTCCTTCAAATGCCTTGACACTGAAATGCTGGACTATAACTTTCTATTTCCTGGAAACTCCTTTCATTCAGAActcttcttcctccatcctgGAATGCTGAGCAGTCAAtgtagttttaattaaaaaaatataaattttaacaCCACCCCCGCAAGAAGTATCTCCAGTCTTTGGAATATTTCTCTCAATTAAAAAGCCAGCTAGACATTCGCTGCATCTTTCTCTCCCCAGTCTCACTGTGCTTACCTTCCCATCAACAATAAgctcaaaatggaaacaaacaactAAAAGAATGAAATTCTAACAGGCCAGATCTGAAGTTCTCTAACTGGAAAAGTACAAATACAAGTTTCTTACCTATCCTTCTTCTAATAATTACTGTTCTCAAAAACATTTcgctgttgggttttgttggtggtgtttttttaaaactctttcagaCTACAAAGATCTCCTCCCTTCTCTGTTCTGTGCCTATGGCACGTGAGTAaccttttataaataaatataataaccTGCTAATTATATTGTTATTCCTCCTACATCCCTCTTCCTTCTCACCTCACCTTTCAAcatagaaaaaaccccacaaccatcCATCTGCACAGCAAATTACTTGGCAGCTACAGATGGTATCTTAAAATTGCCAGAGATTTGAATAACTACCGAACTTAGAACAACACCTAAAATATAACGTTCCTCTGCGACTCCTAATTCAATTATTCTAATTAAGCAAACACTACAATGTCTATTAAATAACAAGCAATGGAAATATTGTGCAGATCATCAAGACGCAAACCAATTCTAAGAATTCTAGTGCCAAAAAAGCTCAGTTTGTCTATAGATGCTTTAACTGTAACTCCCACTAGCTGCCATCACCCTTTACCTTCAGCTAACCGCCGCAAAGCGCGATAGCAAGCTTCAGCCTACGTCTGGGCAAGACAAAGTTTCTTCTGACTGCATCACTTGAGTCAAGCAGTCCATGAGCAAATCTAAGTCAGGGGCAACTGCACGCTACACACGGAACGGGCCACAAAAGTAACTCCCGACCGTAGGCAAGCAGCAGCAACCAGCAGCTGTGCATTGTGGTCATGGTGTTCTATGGGAAG
This DNA window, taken from Mycteria americana isolate JAX WOST 10 ecotype Jacksonville Zoo and Gardens chromosome 15, USCA_MyAme_1.0, whole genome shotgun sequence, encodes the following:
- the TNFAIP1 gene encoding BTB/POZ domain-containing adapter for CUL3-mediated RhoA degradation protein 2, with the protein product MSGDTCLTTTLCPAAGPKPKTCSFKGGSLGNKYVRLNVGGSLYYTTVQVLTRQDTMLKAMFSGRMEVLTDKEGWILIDRCGKHFGTILNYLRDDTIALPKHRQEIKELMAEAKYYLIQGLVDMCQAALQDKKDLYEPVCSIPIITSPKEEERLIESSMKPVVKLLYNRSNNKYSYTSNSDDNLLKNIELFDKLSLRFNGRVLFIKDVIGDEICCWSFYGQGRKLAEVCCTSIVYATEKKQTKVEFPEARIYEETLNVLLYETPRVPDNSLLEATSRSRSQASHSEDDEGFELRDRVRRIHVKRYSTYDDRQLGH